In Myxosarcina sp. GI1, a single genomic region encodes these proteins:
- a CDS encoding helix-turn-helix transcriptional regulator: MRIRWIKEIEVDGLGEAIKKARMNSGKTVDQICEEVGVSRTYWYDIEKETLKGTLSRENLENIEQVLKINLGVNFDD, from the coding sequence ATGCGAATTAGGTGGATTAAAGAGATTGAAGTAGATGGCTTGGGAGAAGCAATCAAAAAGGCTCGAATGAATTCGGGTAAGACAGTAGATCAAATATGTGAAGAAGTCGGTGTATCTCGTACTTATTGGTACGACATCGAGAAAGAAACCTTAAAAGGTACTTTGTCCCGTGAGAATCTAGAAAATATCGAGCAAGTTCTAAAAATAAATCTAGGAGTAAATTTCGATGATTAA